From one Pseudomonas sp. S35 genomic stretch:
- a CDS encoding YciK family oxidoreductase, whose amino-acid sequence MFDYCARPELLKGRVILVTGAGRGIGAAAAKTYAAHGATVLLLGKTEANLAQVYDEIEAAGHPQPVVIPFNLETALPHQYDELAAMIEKAFGHLDGLLHNASIIGPRTPIEQLSGENFMRVMHINVNAMFMLTSTLLPLLKLSPDASLVFTSSSVGRKGRAYWGAYGVSKFATEGLMQTLADELDTVAPVRANSINPGATRTSMRAQAYPAENPMDNPTPEEIMPVYLYLMGPDSTGINGQAFDAQ is encoded by the coding sequence ATGTTTGATTACTGCGCACGCCCAGAACTGCTCAAAGGCCGCGTGATCCTTGTAACCGGTGCCGGTCGCGGGATTGGCGCAGCGGCGGCAAAGACGTATGCCGCCCACGGCGCCACCGTATTGCTGCTGGGCAAGACCGAAGCCAACCTGGCCCAGGTGTACGACGAGATCGAAGCAGCCGGCCATCCGCAGCCAGTGGTGATTCCGTTCAACCTGGAGACCGCCCTGCCCCATCAATACGATGAGCTGGCAGCGATGATCGAAAAGGCATTCGGCCACCTCGACGGCCTGCTGCACAACGCCTCGATCATCGGCCCACGCACGCCCATCGAGCAGTTGTCTGGCGAGAACTTCATGCGGGTGATGCACATCAACGTCAACGCGATGTTCATGCTCACCAGCACCCTGCTGCCGCTGCTCAAGCTGTCCCCGGACGCGTCGTTGGTGTTCACCTCCAGCAGTGTCGGGCGCAAGGGCCGGGCGTATTGGGGGGCTTATGGCGTGTCGAAGTTTGCCACTGAAGGCTTGATGCAGACACTGGCCGACGAACTGGACACGGTTGCGCCGGTGCGGGCCAACAGCATCAACCCAGGCGCTACGCGTACCAGCATGCGGGCTCAGGCGTATCCGGCTGAAAACCCAATGGACAACCCGACGCCAGAAGAAATCATGCCGGTGTACCTGTACCTGATGGGGCCGGACAGCACCGGGATAAATGGGCAGGCATTCGACGCGCAATAA
- the mupP gene encoding N-acetylmuramic acid 6-phosphate phosphatase MupP, producing the protein MKLRAVLFDMDGTLLDTAPDFIAICQAMRADRGLAPINPQHIRDEISGGARAMVAVTFSMDPESPGFEQLRQEFLERYLKDCAVHSKLFDGMAELLADIEKAKLVWGVVTNKPLRFAEPIMLQLGLAERSALLICPDHVKNSKPDPEPMILACKMLGLDPASVLFVGDDLRDIESGRDAGTRTAAVTYGYIHPDDNPRHWGADVVVDHPLELRKVLDNALCSC; encoded by the coding sequence GTGAAGTTGCGAGCGGTTCTCTTCGACATGGACGGTACCCTGCTGGACACCGCGCCGGACTTTATCGCCATCTGCCAGGCCATGCGCGCCGACCGTGGCCTGGCGCCGATCAATCCCCAACACATCCGCGATGAAATCTCCGGCGGTGCGCGGGCGATGGTCGCCGTGACCTTCTCGATGGACCCGGAGTCGCCGGGCTTCGAGCAATTGCGCCAGGAATTCCTGGAGCGCTACCTGAAGGACTGCGCGGTTCACAGCAAGCTGTTCGACGGCATGGCTGAACTGCTGGCAGACATCGAGAAGGCCAAGCTGGTCTGGGGCGTGGTCACCAACAAGCCACTGCGTTTCGCCGAACCGATCATGCTGCAACTGGGCCTGGCCGAGCGCTCGGCCCTGCTGATCTGCCCGGACCACGTGAAAAACAGCAAGCCAGACCCGGAGCCGATGATCCTGGCGTGCAAGATGCTCGGCCTGGACCCGGCCAGCGTGTTGTTCGTGGGCGATGACCTGCGCGATATCGAGTCTGGTCGCGATGCCGGCACGCGCACGGCGGCGGTCACCTATGGCTACATCCACCCGGACGACAACCCACGCCACTGGGGCGCGGACGTGGTGGTGGATCACCCGCTGGAACTGCGCAAGGTGCTGGATAACGCACTGTGCAGTTGCTGA
- the ubiG gene encoding bifunctional 2-polyprenyl-6-hydroxyphenol methylase/3-demethylubiquinol 3-O-methyltransferase UbiG: protein MSNVDHAEIAKFEALAHRWWDRESEFKPLHDINPLRVNWIDERVNLAGKKVLDVGCGGGILSEAMAQRGATVMGIDMGEAPLAVAQLHQLESGVSVEYRQITAEDLAEEMPEQFDVVTCLEMLEHVPDPSSVIRACFRMVKPGGQVFFSTINRNPKAYLFAIIGAEYIMKLLPRGTHDFKKFIRPSELGAWSRQAGLTVKDIIGLTYNPLTKHYKLASDVDVNYMIQTLREE from the coding sequence ATGAGCAACGTCGACCACGCCGAAATCGCCAAGTTCGAAGCCTTGGCTCACCGCTGGTGGGACCGCGAAAGCGAGTTCAAGCCCCTGCACGACATCAACCCGCTGCGGGTCAACTGGATTGACGAGCGCGTCAACCTGGCCGGCAAGAAGGTGCTGGACGTCGGTTGCGGCGGCGGTATCCTCAGCGAAGCCATGGCCCAGCGCGGCGCCACGGTGATGGGCATCGACATGGGCGAAGCACCGCTGGCCGTAGCCCAACTGCACCAGTTGGAGTCCGGCGTGAGCGTGGAATACCGCCAGATCACCGCCGAAGACCTGGCAGAAGAAATGCCCGAGCAATTCGATGTGGTCACCTGCCTTGAGATGCTTGAGCACGTGCCGGACCCTTCCTCGGTCATCCGCGCCTGCTTTCGCATGGTCAAGCCCGGCGGCCAGGTGTTCTTCTCCACCATCAACCGCAACCCCAAGGCCTACCTGTTCGCGATCATCGGCGCCGAATACATCATGAAGCTGTTGCCACGTGGCACCCATGACTTCAAGAAATTCATCCGCCCGTCCGAGCTGGGCGCGTGGAGCCGCCAGGCCGGGCTGACCGTCAAGGACATCATCGGCCTGACCTACAACCCGCTGACCAAGCACTACAAGTTGGCCAGTGACGTAGACGTCAATTACATGATCCAGACCCTGCGCGAGGAGTAA
- a CDS encoding TRZ/ATZ family hydrolase: MTSTAAPLDLLLLPTWLVPVEPAGVVLKAHGLGIRDGRIAFIGPRAAALKLAATEVRELPGMLLSPGLINAHGHAAMSLFRGLADDLPLMTWLEKHIWPAEAKWVDETFVRDGTDLAIAEQLKGGITCFSDMYFYPKVASDCVHNSGMRAQIAIPILDFPIPGASTADEAIRQGIELFGDLKHHPRIKITFGPHAPYTVCDDNLEKIRVIAEELDAAIHMHVHETAFEVQQAVEQTGERPLARLGRLGLLGPRFQAVHMTQISEDDLALLVESNTSVVHCPESNLKLASGFCPVERLWQAGVNVAIGTDGAASNNDLDLLGETRTAAMLAKAVAGSATALDAHRALRMATLNGARAMGLESEIGSLEVGKAADIVAFDLSGLAQQPIYDPVSQLIYATGRDCVKHLWVAGKQLLDDRQLTRMDERQLTATAIAWGQRISGHNE; this comes from the coding sequence ATGACCTCCACTGCCGCCCCGCTCGACCTGCTGTTGCTGCCAACCTGGCTGGTACCGGTCGAACCTGCTGGCGTGGTGCTTAAAGCACATGGCCTGGGCATCCGCGACGGACGCATTGCTTTTATCGGCCCACGGGCAGCGGCGTTGAAGCTGGCGGCCACCGAGGTGCGCGAGCTGCCGGGCATGTTGCTCAGCCCCGGCCTGATCAACGCCCACGGGCATGCGGCGATGAGCCTGTTTCGCGGCCTGGCCGATGACCTGCCGCTAATGACCTGGCTGGAAAAGCACATCTGGCCCGCCGAGGCCAAATGGGTCGATGAAACCTTCGTACGCGACGGTACCGACCTGGCGATCGCCGAGCAGCTCAAGGGCGGCATCACTTGCTTCTCCGACATGTACTTCTACCCCAAGGTTGCCAGCGACTGCGTGCACAACAGCGGCATGCGCGCGCAGATCGCGATTCCGATCCTCGACTTCCCGATCCCCGGCGCCAGCACGGCCGATGAGGCGATTCGCCAGGGCATCGAACTGTTCGGCGACCTCAAGCACCACCCACGCATCAAGATCACCTTCGGCCCCCACGCACCGTACACCGTGTGCGATGACAACCTGGAAAAGATCCGCGTGATCGCCGAAGAGCTGGACGCCGCGATCCATATGCATGTGCACGAAACCGCCTTCGAGGTGCAGCAAGCCGTCGAGCAGACCGGCGAGCGCCCGCTGGCGCGCCTGGGTCGCCTTGGGCTGCTGGGGCCGCGCTTCCAGGCCGTTCATATGACCCAAATCAGCGAGGACGACCTGGCTTTGCTGGTAGAAAGCAACACCAGCGTCGTCCATTGCCCGGAATCGAACCTGAAACTGGCCAGCGGCTTTTGCCCGGTGGAGCGTCTGTGGCAGGCTGGGGTCAATGTGGCCATCGGCACCGACGGTGCCGCCAGCAACAATGACCTCGACCTGTTGGGCGAAACCCGGACAGCGGCGATGCTGGCCAAGGCCGTCGCCGGCTCGGCCACCGCCCTGGACGCGCACCGTGCACTGCGCATGGCTACGCTCAACGGTGCGCGGGCCATGGGGCTGGAAAGCGAGATTGGCTCCCTGGAAGTAGGCAAGGCGGCGGATATCGTCGCGTTCGACCTGTCGGGGCTGGCGCAACAACCGATCTACGATCCGGTCTCACAGCTTATATATGCCACCGGACGCGATTGCGTGAAACACCTTTGGGTCGCCGGCAAGCAGTTGCTCGATGACCGGCAATTGACCCGCATGGATGAACGCCAGTTGACCGCCACGGCCATTGCCTGGGGCCAACGCATCAGCGGGCACAACGAATAA
- the mtnA gene encoding S-methyl-5-thioribose-1-phosphate isomerase — translation MRDRLLAAEKVKAIDWRDGTLHLLDQRALPSRERWVACSTADEVAAAIRAMVVRGAPAIGISAAYGLVLSARERIAEGGDWQAAWEEDYALLADTRPTASNLFWALKRMRDRLDRVKKHADPLAVLEAEAIAIHESDREANLVMAQLGVERIRKHQGNAQAILTHGNAGALATGGVGTALGVVRGAFLEGLIEHVYVNETRPWLQGSRLTAWELAGEGIAVTVNADSAGAHILKTKGVTWVIVGADCIAANGDVISTIGTYQLAVCAMHHGVRFMVVAPSSTLDLMMATGDDVALEERDAGELLEVMGQRLEVNAFNPVFDVTPADLIDVIVTEKGVVERPDTAKLAKLMCRKRLH, via the coding sequence ATGCGCGATCGACTGTTGGCTGCGGAGAAAGTAAAGGCCATCGATTGGCGCGACGGCACGCTGCATCTGCTCGATCAGCGTGCCTTGCCGTCCCGGGAACGCTGGGTGGCCTGCTCCACGGCGGATGAAGTGGCCGCAGCCATTCGCGCGATGGTCGTGCGTGGTGCCCCCGCCATCGGCATCAGTGCGGCTTATGGTCTGGTGCTTTCCGCCCGTGAACGCATCGCCGAAGGCGGCGACTGGCAGGCTGCGTGGGAAGAAGACTACGCACTGCTGGCCGATACCCGCCCGACTGCATCGAACCTGTTTTGGGCCCTCAAGCGCATGCGCGACCGCCTGGACCGTGTCAAGAAGCACGCCGATCCGCTGGCGGTGCTGGAAGCCGAGGCCATCGCGATCCATGAAAGTGATCGAGAGGCCAACCTCGTCATGGCTCAGTTGGGCGTCGAGCGGATTCGCAAGCACCAAGGCAACGCCCAGGCGATCCTCACCCACGGCAACGCCGGCGCCTTGGCGACAGGCGGTGTTGGTACCGCCCTTGGGGTGGTTCGCGGCGCCTTCCTGGAGGGGCTGATCGAGCATGTCTATGTCAATGAAACCCGGCCCTGGCTGCAAGGTTCGCGTTTGACGGCCTGGGAGCTGGCAGGCGAGGGCATCGCGGTGACGGTGAATGCCGACTCGGCGGGCGCGCATATCCTCAAGACCAAGGGCGTGACCTGGGTGATCGTCGGCGCCGATTGCATCGCGGCCAATGGTGATGTGATCAGTACCATCGGCACGTACCAGTTGGCGGTGTGTGCCATGCACCATGGCGTGCGCTTTATGGTGGTGGCGCCGAGTTCAACCCTGGATCTGATGATGGCGACTGGCGATGATGTCGCCCTGGAAGAGCGGGATGCCGGCGAGCTGCTGGAGGTCATGGGGCAGCGCTTGGAGGTCAATGCGTTTAATCCGGTATTTGATGTGACTCCGGCCGACCTGATTGATGTGATTGTGACCGAGAAGGGCGTGGTTGAGCGGCCGGATACGGCGAAATTGGCCAAGTTGATGTGCCGTAAGCGGCTGCATTGA
- the gyrA gene encoding DNA gyrase subunit A, whose protein sequence is MGELAKEILPVNIEDELKQSYLDYAMSVIVGRALPDARDGLKPVHRRVLFAMSELGNDWNKPYKKSARVVGDVIGKYHPHGDTAVYDTIVRMAQPFSLRYLLVDGQGNFGSVDGDNAAAMRYTEVRMTKLAHELLADLHKETVDWVPNYDGTEMIPAVMPTRIPNLLVNGSSGIAVGMATNIPPHNLGEVIDGCLALIDNPELTVDELMQYIPGPDFPTAAIINGRAGIIEAYRTGRGRIYMRARSMIEDIDKVGGRQQIVITELPYQLNKARLIEKIAELVKEKKLEGITELRDESDKDGMRVVIELRRGEVPEVILNNLYAQTQLQSVFGINVVALIDGRPRILNLKDLLEAFVRHRREVVTRRTVFELRKARERGHILEGQAVALSNIDPVIALIKASPTPSEAKEALIKMPWESSAVVAMVERAGADSCRPETLDPQYGLRDGKYFLSPEQAQAILELRLHRLTGLEHEKLLAEYQEILNQIGELIRILNSAVRLMEVIREELEVIRAEYGDVRRTEILDARLDLTLGDMIPEEERVVTISHGGYAKTQPLAAYQAQRRGGKGKSATGVKDEDYIAHLLVANSHTTLLLFSSKGKVYWLKTYEIPEASRAARGRPLVNLLPLDSDEYITTMLPVEEYTEGHFIFMATAKGTVKKTPLESFSRQRSVGLIALELDEGDVLISAAITDGEREVMLFSDGGKVTRFKESDVRAMGRTARGVRGMRLPEGQKLISMLIPEEGSQILTASARGYGKRTAISEFPEYKRGGQGVIAMVSNDRNGRLVGAVQVLDGEEIMLISDQGTLVRTRVAEVSSLGRNTQGVTLIKLASDETLVGLERVQEPSEVEGEELEGEVFEGEVIAAGDDNVDEPTLDAAADEEEPQE, encoded by the coding sequence ATGGGCGAACTGGCCAAAGAAATCCTCCCGGTCAATATCGAAGACGAGCTGAAACAGTCCTACCTCGACTACGCGATGAGCGTAATTGTCGGTCGGGCACTGCCTGATGCGCGCGATGGCTTGAAGCCCGTGCACCGGCGTGTGCTGTTCGCGATGAGCGAGCTGGGTAACGACTGGAACAAGCCGTACAAGAAATCTGCCCGTGTTGTCGGTGACGTGATCGGTAAGTATCACCCTCACGGCGACACTGCGGTGTACGACACCATCGTTCGGATGGCCCAGCCGTTTTCCCTGCGCTACCTGCTGGTAGATGGCCAGGGCAACTTCGGTTCGGTCGACGGCGACAACGCCGCGGCCATGCGATACACCGAAGTGCGCATGACCAAGCTGGCGCACGAGCTGCTGGCCGACCTGCATAAAGAAACCGTGGACTGGGTGCCGAACTACGACGGCACCGAAATGATCCCGGCCGTCATGCCCACCCGTATTCCCAACCTGCTGGTCAACGGTTCCAGCGGTATCGCCGTGGGCATGGCCACCAACATCCCGCCGCACAACCTCGGCGAAGTCATCGACGGTTGCCTGGCCCTCATCGACAACCCTGAGCTGACCGTCGATGAGCTGATGCAATACATCCCCGGCCCGGACTTCCCGACTGCCGCGATCATCAACGGCCGCGCCGGCATCATCGAAGCCTACCGCACCGGTCGTGGCCGCATTTACATGCGCGCCCGCTCGATGATCGAAGACATCGACAAGGTCGGTGGCCGCCAGCAGATCGTCATCACCGAACTGCCGTACCAGTTGAACAAGGCGCGTCTGATCGAGAAGATCGCCGAGCTGGTCAAAGAGAAGAAGCTCGAAGGCATCACCGAGCTGCGCGACGAGTCCGACAAAGACGGCATGCGCGTGGTGATCGAGCTGCGTCGTGGCGAAGTGCCTGAGGTTATCCTCAACAACCTCTACGCCCAGACCCAGCTGCAAAGCGTGTTTGGTATCAACGTGGTTGCCCTGATCGACGGCCGCCCGCGCATCCTGAACCTCAAGGACCTGCTGGAAGCCTTCGTGCGTCACCGCCGCGAAGTGGTCACCCGCCGTACCGTGTTCGAACTGCGCAAGGCCCGCGAGCGCGGCCACATCCTGGAAGGTCAGGCTGTAGCGCTGTCGAACATCGACCCGGTCATCGCCCTGATCAAGGCTTCGCCGACGCCGTCGGAAGCCAAGGAAGCACTGATCAAGATGCCGTGGGAATCCAGCGCCGTCGTGGCGATGGTTGAGCGTGCCGGCGCCGATTCGTGCCGCCCGGAGACCCTGGACCCGCAATACGGTCTGCGCGACGGCAAGTATTTCCTGTCGCCGGAACAGGCCCAGGCCATCCTGGAACTGCGCCTGCACCGCCTGACCGGCCTGGAGCACGAGAAGCTGCTGGCCGAGTACCAGGAGATCCTCAACCAGATCGGCGAGCTGATCCGCATCCTCAACAGCGCCGTGCGCCTGATGGAAGTAATCCGCGAAGAACTGGAAGTGATCCGCGCCGAATACGGCGATGTGCGCCGCACCGAGATCCTCGATGCCCGCCTCGACCTGACCCTGGGTGACATGATCCCGGAAGAAGAGCGCGTGGTGACCATCTCCCACGGTGGCTATGCCAAGACCCAGCCATTGGCTGCGTACCAGGCCCAGCGCCGTGGTGGCAAAGGTAAGTCGGCTACCGGCGTGAAGGATGAGGACTACATCGCTCACCTGCTGGTCGCCAACAGCCACACCACGCTGTTGCTGTTCTCCAGCAAGGGCAAGGTGTACTGGCTCAAAACCTACGAGATCCCGGAAGCCTCCCGTGCCGCCCGTGGTCGTCCGCTGGTCAACCTGCTGCCGCTGGACAGTGATGAATACATCACCACCATGCTGCCGGTCGAGGAATACACCGAAGGTCACTTCATCTTCATGGCCACCGCCAAAGGCACCGTGAAGAAGACCCCGCTGGAATCCTTCAGTCGCCAGCGCAGCGTGGGCTTGATCGCCCTGGAGCTGGACGAAGGCGACGTACTGATCAGCGCGGCCATCACCGATGGCGAGCGTGAAGTCATGCTGTTCTCCGACGGCGGCAAAGTGACGCGCTTCAAGGAATCCGACGTTCGCGCAATGGGCCGTACTGCCCGCGGTGTACGCGGCATGCGTCTGCCAGAAGGGCAGAAGCTGATTTCGATGCTGATCCCTGAAGAAGGCAGCCAGATCCTCACCGCTTCGGCGCGTGGTTATGGCAAGCGCACCGCCATCAGCGAGTTCCCGGAGTACAAGCGTGGCGGGCAGGGCGTGATCGCCATGGTCAGCAACGACCGCAACGGCCGTCTGGTCGGCGCGGTGCAGGTGCTCGACGGCGAGGAGATCATGCTGATTTCCGACCAGGGCACCCTGGTACGTACCCGTGTGGCTGAAGTGTCGAGCCTGGGTCGTAACACCCAGGGCGTGACGCTGATCAAGCTGGCCAGCGATGAGACGCTGGTGGGCCTGGAGCGTGTTCAGGAGCCATCGGAAGTCGAAGGCGAAGAGCTGGAAGGCGAAGTGTTTGAAGGCGAGGTGATCGCAGCAGGCGATGACAACGTCGACGAGCCAACCCTCGACGCTGCCGCAGACGAAGAAGAACCGCAGGAATAA
- the serC gene encoding 3-phosphoserine/phosphohydroxythreonine transaminase translates to MSKRAYNFCAGPAALPEAVLQRAQGELLDWHGKGLSVMEMSHRSDEFVSIATKAEQDLRDLLDIPSDYKVLFLQGGASQQFAQIPLNLLPEDGTADYIDTGIWGQKAIEEASRYGHVNVAGTAKPYDYFAIPGQNEWKLSKDAAYVHYVQNETIGGLEFDWVPEVGDVPLVCDMSSDILSRPIDVSRYGMIYAGAQKNIGPSGILVNIIREDLLGRARSLCPTMLNYKVAADNGSMYNTPPAFAWYLSGLVFEWLKEQGGVAAMGKLNEEKKRTLYDFIDASGLYSNPINLSDRSWMNVPFRLADDRLDKPFLAGADARGLLNLKGHRSVGGMRASIYNAVDIHAINALVAYMAEFEKEHG, encoded by the coding sequence GTGAGCAAGAGAGCCTATAACTTCTGTGCCGGTCCCGCGGCGCTTCCTGAAGCAGTCCTGCAGCGCGCGCAGGGTGAACTCCTCGACTGGCATGGAAAAGGCCTCTCCGTGATGGAAATGAGCCATCGTAGCGATGAGTTCGTGTCCATAGCCACCAAGGCCGAGCAGGACCTGCGCGACTTGCTGGACATCCCGTCCGATTACAAAGTGCTGTTCCTGCAAGGCGGCGCCAGCCAGCAGTTCGCCCAGATCCCGTTGAACCTGCTGCCGGAAGATGGCACGGCCGACTATATCGACACCGGTATCTGGGGGCAGAAGGCCATTGAAGAGGCCTCGCGCTACGGTCACGTCAATGTGGCCGGTACCGCCAAGCCCTACGATTACTTCGCAATTCCCGGTCAGAACGAGTGGAAGCTGTCGAAGGATGCTGCCTACGTACACTACGTGCAGAACGAAACCATCGGCGGCCTGGAATTCGACTGGGTGCCGGAAGTCGGCGACGTGCCATTGGTGTGTGACATGTCCTCGGACATCCTCTCGCGGCCTATCGATGTGTCCAGGTACGGCATGATCTACGCCGGTGCGCAGAAGAACATCGGCCCGAGCGGCATCCTGGTCAACATCATCCGTGAAGACCTGCTGGGTCGTGCCCGCTCGCTGTGCCCGACCATGCTCAACTACAAGGTCGCGGCCGATAACGGCTCGATGTACAACACCCCACCGGCGTTCGCCTGGTATCTGTCCGGCCTGGTCTTTGAGTGGCTGAAAGAGCAAGGCGGCGTCGCCGCCATGGGCAAGCTCAACGAAGAGAAGAAGCGCACCCTGTACGACTTCATCGACGCCAGCGGCCTGTACAGCAACCCGATCAACCTCAGCGACCGTTCGTGGATGAACGTGCCGTTCCGCTTGGCCGACGACCGTCTGGACAAGCCATTCCTGGCCGGTGCCGACGCGCGCGGCCTGTTGAACCTCAAGGGTCACCGCTCGGTGGGTGGCATGCGCGCCTCCATCTACAACGCTGTCGACATCCACGCGATCAACGCGCTGGTTGCCTACATGGCAGAGTTCGAAAAGGAACACGGCTAA
- the pheA gene encoding prephenate dehydratase, which produces MSEQELKALRVRIDSLDEKVLELISERARCAQEVARVKMASLAEGEVPVFYRPEREAQVLKRVMERNKGPLGNEEMARLFREIMSSCLALEQPLKVAYLGPEGTFTQAAAMKHFGHAVISKPMAAIDEVFREVAAGAVNFGVVPVENSTEGAVNHTLDSFLEHDMVICGEVELRIHHHLLVGENTKTDSISRIYSHAQSLAQCRKWLDAHYPNVERVAVSSNAEAAKRVKGEWNSAAIAGDMAAGLYGLTRLAEKIEDRPDNSTRFLMIGSQEVPPTGDDKTSIIVSMSNKPGALHELLVPFHDNGIDLTRIETRPSRSGKWTYVFFIDFIGHHRDPLVKGVLEKISQEAVALKVLGSYPKAVL; this is translated from the coding sequence ATGTCTGAACAAGAGCTCAAGGCCCTGCGCGTGCGCATTGACAGCCTGGACGAGAAAGTCCTGGAGCTGATCAGCGAGCGCGCGCGGTGCGCCCAGGAAGTGGCACGGGTGAAGATGGCGTCCCTGGCTGAAGGCGAAGTGCCGGTATTCTATCGTCCCGAGCGTGAAGCCCAGGTGCTCAAGCGCGTGATGGAGCGCAACAAGGGCCCGTTGGGCAACGAAGAGATGGCGCGGTTGTTCCGTGAAATCATGTCCTCGTGCCTGGCGCTGGAGCAGCCGCTGAAGGTGGCTTACCTCGGGCCTGAAGGCACATTTACCCAGGCGGCGGCCATGAAGCACTTCGGCCACGCCGTGATCAGCAAGCCGATGGCGGCAATCGACGAAGTGTTCCGTGAAGTGGCGGCCGGTGCGGTGAATTTTGGCGTGGTGCCGGTGGAAAACTCCACCGAAGGCGCGGTCAACCACACCCTGGACAGCTTCCTTGAGCACGACATGGTGATCTGCGGTGAGGTCGAGCTGCGTATCCACCACCACCTGCTGGTGGGCGAGAACACCAAGACCGACAGCATCAGCCGCATCTACTCCCACGCCCAGTCCCTGGCCCAGTGCCGCAAGTGGCTGGACGCCCATTACCCGAATGTCGAGCGCGTGGCAGTGTCCAGCAACGCCGAGGCCGCCAAACGGGTCAAGGGTGAGTGGAATTCGGCGGCGATTGCCGGCGATATGGCCGCGGGCCTGTACGGCCTGACGCGCCTGGCCGAGAAAATCGAGGACCGTCCGGACAATTCCACGCGCTTCCTGATGATCGGCAGCCAGGAAGTGCCGCCGACCGGCGACGACAAGACCTCGATCATCGTTTCCATGAGCAACAAGCCCGGCGCGCTGCATGAACTGCTGGTGCCGTTCCATGACAACGGGATTGACCTGACGCGCATCGAGACTCGTCCTTCGCGCAGCGGTAAATGGACCTACGTGTTCTTTATCGACTTCATCGGCCATCACCGCGACCCGCTGGTCAAGGGCGTGCTGGAGAAGATCAGTCAGGAAGCCGTGGCACTCAAGGTGCTGGGCTCTTACCCGAAAGCGGTTTTGTGA
- the hisC gene encoding histidinol-phosphate transaminase has product MSGNFLALAQPGVQQLSPYVPGKPVDELARELNLDPSKIVKLASNENPLGPSPKVLAAIREELAELTRYPDGNGFALKSLLAQKCRVELNQVTLGNGSNDILELVGRAYLAPGLNAVFSEHAFAVYPIVTQAVGADARVIPAKDWGHDLPAMLAAIDAQTRVVFIANPNNPTGTWFDEQALNEFLQDVPEHVLVVLDEAYIEYAEGSDLPDGLDFLAAYPNLLVSRTFSKAYGLASLRVGYGLSTAVVADVLNRVRQPFNVNSLALAAACAAVKDAEYLAEGRRINESGMLQLQEGFRELGLGWIPSKGNFICVDLGQVAAPVFQGLLREGVIVRPVANYGMPNHLRITIGLPAENSRFLEALAKVLARG; this is encoded by the coding sequence ATGAGTGGCAACTTCCTCGCCCTGGCTCAGCCGGGCGTGCAACAACTGTCGCCTTACGTCCCGGGCAAGCCTGTGGACGAACTGGCGCGTGAGTTGAACCTGGATCCGTCGAAGATCGTCAAGCTGGCGAGCAACGAGAACCCGCTGGGCCCGAGCCCCAAGGTGCTGGCGGCGATTCGTGAAGAGCTGGCCGAGCTGACCCGTTATCCGGATGGCAACGGTTTTGCCCTCAAGTCATTGCTGGCGCAAAAGTGCCGGGTCGAGCTGAACCAGGTGACCCTGGGTAACGGCTCCAATGACATTCTTGAGCTGGTCGGTCGTGCCTACCTGGCGCCGGGCCTGAATGCGGTGTTCAGTGAGCACGCGTTTGCGGTCTATCCGATTGTCACTCAGGCCGTTGGCGCTGATGCACGGGTGATTCCTGCGAAAGATTGGGGCCATGACCTGCCGGCGATGCTGGCGGCCATCGATGCCCAGACTCGCGTGGTGTTTATCGCCAACCCGAACAACCCGACCGGCACTTGGTTCGATGAGCAGGCGCTGAACGAATTCCTGCAGGACGTACCAGAGCACGTGCTGGTGGTGCTCGACGAGGCCTACATCGAATACGCCGAAGGCAGCGACTTGCCTGACGGCCTGGACTTCCTGGCGGCGTACCCGAACCTGCTGGTCTCGCGTACGTTCTCCAAGGCCTATGGCCTGGCGTCGCTGCGGGTTGGCTACGGCCTGTCCACGGCTGTGGTGGCCGATGTGCTAAACCGCGTGCGCCAACCGTTCAACGTCAACAGCCTCGCCTTGGCGGCCGCCTGTGCGGCGGTGAAGGATGCCGAGTACCTGGCAGAAGGTCGCCGTATCAACGAAAGCGGCATGCTGCAGTTGCAGGAAGGCTTCCGTGAGTTGGGCCTGGGCTGGATCCCGTCCAAGGGTAACTTCATTTGCGTCGACCTCGGCCAAGTGGCCGCGCCTGTATTCCAGGGGTTGTTGCGCGAAGGCGTGATCGTGCGTCCGGTGGCCAACTACGGCATGCCGAACCACCTGCGCATCACCATCGGTTTGCCGGCTGAAAACAGCCGCTTCCTGGAGGCGCTGGCCAAGGTTCTGGCTCGTGGGTGA